CTGCCTTTGACCGCGGTGCTGACATGCGTTTGATCAATCTCAGGACCAGTTTTTGACAGCCCAAAATCAGCAACCTTGGCCATAAAATTCTCATCCAGTAGTATATTGGCAGACTTAACATCCCTGTGAATAATTGCCTTTGTAGAGCCAGTGTGAAGATAGTGAAGTCCCTTGGCAGCTCCAACACATATTCCAAGCCTTTGCCTCCAACTTAAGCTTGGAAAATCTGAGCCATACAGATAGTTCTTCAGGCTCCCATTTTCCATGTACTCATAAATAACGAtcatctcatttttctcatcacAGTATCCAATTAATGCTACCAAATGGCGGTGGCGGAACTGAGACAACATTTCAATTTCTGTCCGAAATTCTGCACGACCCTGCCTTGAATGAGAAGCTCCTCTCTTAACTGCCACTTTTGTGTTGTCCCTTAAAACTCCTTTGTAAACTTTCCCAAAACCACCAGCCCCAACAATTAGGTTCTCACTGAAATTATCAGTAGCCTCTTGAATTGCCACGAAAGGAAAGCGATACCCAATTTTTGAGACAGAAAACATCGCTGTGCTATCAGTGTCTTTACTTTCCATTCCATTCACCATAACATCATCTGTCCTTGAATGGATGGCATGTGTTAGTCTTCTTCTGCACAGCAGGAAGAAAACTGCAGCCAGCACAATAGCAATGAATAGTCCAACAGCCAAACCCACTATAACACCAACTTTCATCTTAGAGCTTTTATTCAAAGAAAAGTCCAAGCTGCTCCTAGAATTGCTTATTTTCATGATCTCCAGCCCATTGAGAAAGACAACTGAGTCAGGTGCGTCTGGATTATTAGGGCCAACACTTACGGTTAGCTTCTTGCTATCACTTACCCTCATAATGGCATCCATAAAATATGGGGTGCCTAAGATATTTTTTGTCAGATTTCTAAGATCAAGACTATTAGAAACAAACAGAGAATTGATAAAAACTCTGAGGATGGGAGTTGGAGCAGATTCACTGACTATGTCAGGTGGAGCAGATTCACTGACTATGTCACAGAAGTGAAACCGAACCAGATACTCAAAACCAGGATCAACTTCAAAATGCCATGTCAGATTGGCATTCAGACTAAGATCTCTCGACGAGTTCAACTTAGTCGCGGTGCCATAGACCGAAGGAGGGGCGATATCCTCCGTTGGCCAGGTCGTGTACTTGACAGCTTCcttttttgaaacaaatgtaGGAAAACCATTGTGCGTCAAATAAGGATCATCAGAAACCCAAAGTCTCCACAAGGTATCATTTTGGGGAGACACTCTTTCATTACCCATATTCACCCTCTCAACTGTCTCTAATGCTCGCTTCCTCAAATTTTGGTGATTTTCCTTTGAACCAATGGTTATGGCATCCTCTGGAATGAGCTCGTCCGGGAGCGAAACAACTTCTAAGGCATTTATAAAAGCAAATGAATTGGTGGCAGGAGTAAAGGTGAGAACTAGACTGTCCGAAGTTATGTTCAAAGAGTATTCTCTCATGCGGTAACCGCTCTCTATTTTGAACTCCTTGAGAAGGGTGAAAGTTTGAGCAGAAACAGAGAACTTTGCTGTGCTCAAATTGTAACCCTCATGAACAAAAGGACAGAAATAGAGGCGAACCCAATGACGCCCTTGTTTTCTTATTGGAAATGTGTAAACGGAGGTTCCACTAAATATTCTTGCACTTCGGTACAGAACTGAATCTAAGGAGGAAGATATGGAACTTGAATTGCCGGAGATTTTTTGTGGGGTTGAGAGGATACTGGAATCAGACTCATCAGATACAAATACACGATCACCAACTTTTACATTGGTTTTTGATCCACAGATTATCAGATGCTTATCCACTGGATTAAATCCCAAGGAACCACATATCAGatacaaaattgaagaaaccCCTATAAGCAATCTAATAGTCCCACCAGCCATCATAACCAGGATTGAAGATAAGAGAGATGGGATCTTGAGGCAAAGCTGAGGCTTATAAACAAGACTCAAATGGGCAAAGCTTAGATCACAAATTAGAAAGTTGCAACTTGTAATTG
The Prunus dulcis chromosome 2, ALMONDv2, whole genome shotgun sequence DNA segment above includes these coding regions:
- the LOC117617625 gene encoding probable receptor-like protein kinase At2g39360 — encoded protein: MMAGGTIRLLIGVSSILYLICGSLGFNPVDKHLIICGSKTNVKVGDRVFVSDESDSSILSTPQKISGNSSSISSSLDSVLYRSARIFSGTSVYTFPIRKQGRHWVRLYFCPFVHEGYNLSTAKFSVSAQTFTLLKEFKIESGYRMREYSLNITSDSLVLTFTPATNSFAFINALEVVSLPDELIPEDAITIGSKENHQNLRKRALETVERVNMGNERVSPQNDTLWRLWVSDDPYLTHNGFPTFVSKKEAVKYTTWPTEDIAPPSVYGTATKLNSSRDLSLNANLTWHFEVDPGFEYLVRFHFCDIVSESAPPDIVSESAPTPILRVFINSLFVSNSLDLRNLTKNILGTPYFMDAIMRVSDSKKLTVSVGPNNPDAPDSVVFLNGLEIMKISNSRSSLDFSLNKSSKMKVGVIVGLAVGLFIAIVLAAVFFLLCRRRLTHAIHSRTDDVMVNGMESKDTDSTAMFSVSKIGYRFPFVAIQEATDNFSENLIVGAGGFGKVYKGVLRDNTKVAVKRGASHSRQGRAEFRTEIEMLSQFRHRHLVALIGYCDEKNEMIVIYEYMENGSLKNYLYGSDFPSLSWRQRLGICVGAAKGLHYLHTGSTKAIIHRDVKSANILLDENFMAKVADFGLSKTGPEIDQTHVSTAVKGSFGYLDPEYLTRQQLTEKSDVYSFGVVMYEVLCGRPVIDPSLPKEKVNLVEWALKWQKDGRLEEIVDPLLAGQVKPDSLKKFGEIAAKCLAQHSVDRPTVGDVLWNLEYVLQLEGNDGRSDHNRRPSMQADHANHLESSVSNAEFSMGSAGDLAGVSMSKVFFQMVKEEMR